One segment of Panicum virgatum strain AP13 chromosome 3K, P.virgatum_v5, whole genome shotgun sequence DNA contains the following:
- the LOC120699098 gene encoding uncharacterized protein LOC120699098 isoform X1 → MEESCTSPPPSRDLAGGRTHARRRAAAPRACRGCLPVPLLRLPAPRPSAAAAKLKTLKPLQDAVEAPCPLAADCGSCMTKSLAYAAQIRHKHHQGRDTPRPACTPTSLPPTGSSMAPAPWPTAPRSAARRPADVLCCRRAALAGQRHYASRVRNHRLDVGMPVPSNVVIMPPLRVIGISCTMDMPRQPRVTLTDITNTSTSDQAGAVDAAAPRRQERNKQQRKRRSEMSDEQREEINRKQHEYRARKKAESNRTYPTGVLTPTMTSSTLAVQNQSHSANPLFECMNKVTT, encoded by the exons ATGGAGGAGAGCTgcacctcgccaccgccgtcgcgggATCTGGCAGGAGGAAGGACGCACGCGCGCCGGCGTGCCGCTGCCCCGCGCGCGT GCCGCGGCTGCCTGCCTGTCCCGCTCCTGCGGCTGCCTGCACCGCGCCCGTCCGCTGCTGCCGCCAAGCTCAAGACCCTCAAGCCACTCCAAGATGCCGTCGAGGCACCCTGCCCCCTCGCGGCCGATTGCGGCAGCTGCATGACCAAGTCCCTTGCGTATGCCGCGCAGATCCGACACAAGCACCACCAGGGTCGAGACACTCCACGGCCGGCATGCACGCCCACATCCCTGCCTCCGACCGGTTCGTCGATGGCACCGGCGCCCTGGCCAACGGCGCCACGatccgctgctcgccgtccggCCGACGTCCTCTGCTGCCGTCGTGCAGCGCTCGCCGGCCAGAGACACTACGCAAGTCGGGTGAGAAACCATCGTCTGGACGTCGGCATGCCCGTGCCCTCCAACGT TGTCATCATGCCACCACTCAGGGTTATTGGCATCTCTTGTACTATGGACATGCCGAGACAACCACGCGTGACACTTACCGATATCACCAACACCTCAACCTCAG ATCAAGCCGGTGCCGTGGATGCTGCTGCGCCGAGGAGGCAAGAAAGGAATAAGCAACAACGCAAACGGCGATCTGAGATGTCTGATGAACAAAGAGAAGAGATTAATAGGAAACAACATGAGTATCGTGCGCGAAAAAAGGCAGAGTCAAACCGCACTTACCCTACAGGCGTCCTCACTCCAACCATGACATCCTCCACATTGGCAGTTCAGAATCAAAGCCATTCTGCCAATCCACTGTTTGAGTGCATGAATAAAGTAACTACATGA
- the LOC120699098 gene encoding uncharacterized protein LOC120699098 isoform X2, which translates to MEESCTSPPPSRDLAGGRTHARRRAAAPRACRGCLPVPLLRLPAPRPSAAAAKLKTLKPLQDAVEAPCPLAADCGSCMTKSLAYAAQIRHKHHQGRDTPRPACTPTSLPPTGSSMAPAPWPTAPRSAARRPADVLCCRRAALAGQRHYASRCHHATTQGYWHLLYYGHAETTTRDTYRYHQHLNLRSSRCRGCCCAEEARKE; encoded by the exons ATGGAGGAGAGCTgcacctcgccaccgccgtcgcgggATCTGGCAGGAGGAAGGACGCACGCGCGCCGGCGTGCCGCTGCCCCGCGCGCGT GCCGCGGCTGCCTGCCTGTCCCGCTCCTGCGGCTGCCTGCACCGCGCCCGTCCGCTGCTGCCGCCAAGCTCAAGACCCTCAAGCCACTCCAAGATGCCGTCGAGGCACCCTGCCCCCTCGCGGCCGATTGCGGCAGCTGCATGACCAAGTCCCTTGCGTATGCCGCGCAGATCCGACACAAGCACCACCAGGGTCGAGACACTCCACGGCCGGCATGCACGCCCACATCCCTGCCTCCGACCGGTTCGTCGATGGCACCGGCGCCCTGGCCAACGGCGCCACGatccgctgctcgccgtccggCCGACGTCCTCTGCTGCCGTCGTGCAGCGCTCGCCGGCCAGAGACACTACGCAAGTCGG TGTCATCATGCCACCACTCAGGGTTATTGGCATCTCTTGTACTATGGACATGCCGAGACAACCACGCGTGACACTTACCGATATCACCAACACCTCAACCTCAG ATCAAGCCGGTGCCGTGGATGCTGCTGCGCCGAGGAGGCAAGAAAGGAATAA